The Pedobacter cryoconitis genome has a window encoding:
- a CDS encoding CAP domain-containing protein, translated as MNFRSAVKWNYSSALILISCMTVMLSCSKSKETPAGNQVLPIPVPANKNADTNLDNSLFLKLVNDIRTKGCDCKQPDGGVTKMPPVPVLTWSNDLATISKTHSDDMEKKNYFDHMDTEGRDPGQRMTAAGYLWSAYAENIAKGQQTENEAFNSWIHSDHGHCQNIMSANIKEMGVARSAGNGNYWTQLFGTRR; from the coding sequence ATGAATTTCAGATCTGCCGTAAAATGGAACTACTCTTCTGCCCTGATTTTAATTAGCTGCATGACTGTTATGTTATCCTGTTCAAAATCAAAAGAGACTCCTGCTGGTAATCAAGTTTTACCTATACCAGTTCCGGCGAATAAAAATGCGGACACTAACCTCGACAATTCGCTCTTTTTGAAATTAGTCAATGACATAAGGACAAAAGGATGTGATTGTAAACAACCTGATGGTGGAGTGACCAAAATGCCACCGGTTCCTGTACTTACCTGGAGTAATGATCTGGCAACAATCTCAAAAACCCATTCTGATGATATGGAAAAGAAAAACTACTTTGATCATATGGATACAGAAGGCCGGGACCCTGGACAAAGAATGACCGCAGCGGGTTATCTTTGGTCTGCTTATGCTGAAAATATTGCCAAAGGCCAGCAGACAGAAAATGAAGCTTTCAATTCATGGATCCACAGTGATCATGGACATTGCCAAAATATCATGAGCGCTAATATTAAGGAGATGGGGGTTGCACGTTCTGCTGGTAATGGCAATTACTGGACACAGTTATTCGGAACCAGAAGGTAG
- a CDS encoding helix-turn-helix transcriptional regulator, with amino-acid sequence MDNGIQIWYKIMSPIASFIKEKRKSLKLSQEDLAFKAGVGLRFVRELESGKTTLRLDKVNQVLELFGKQVGITENYTTE; translated from the coding sequence ATGGATAACGGCATTCAAATTTGGTATAAAATAATGAGTCCAATCGCATCATTTATTAAAGAAAAAAGGAAAAGCTTAAAACTTTCTCAAGAAGATCTTGCATTTAAAGCAGGTGTAGGATTACGCTTTGTTCGCGAACTGGAATCTGGGAAAACTACTCTGCGTTTAGACAAGGTTAATCAAGTACTTGAACTATTTGGCAAGCAAGTTGGCATCACCGAAAATTACACCACTGAATAA
- a CDS encoding HipA domain-containing protein, whose protein sequence is MDNCFFCYQPVPDGQRYHNKCSKRFFGVDSVPELLLNTELLNQLAKETVNQRISITGVQPKLSVELTTVNKEKRLTVVGLWGKYILKPQNKEFLQMPEVEDLTMHLAALFKIKTCNHCLIPASNGEMVYLAERFDRQGNFKIHMEDFCQLGEFQTEQKYDSSYERCGKLINKYCTYNRLDILTYFEVLLFSFLSGNNDMHMKNFSVLHRENEIILSPAYDLINGSLINPADREEMALLLNGRKKNIKRRDFEQLANVLGISSVVFQRMLKKYTSNTKNIFELIDYSFLSEVYKKDYKRIWLERTEKLKA, encoded by the coding sequence ATGGATAATTGTTTCTTTTGTTACCAGCCAGTTCCTGATGGCCAGCGTTATCACAATAAATGCAGTAAACGCTTTTTTGGTGTGGATTCTGTCCCAGAACTCCTGCTTAATACTGAGCTATTAAATCAGCTGGCTAAAGAAACTGTAAACCAGCGAATTTCAATTACTGGTGTACAACCTAAATTATCAGTTGAATTAACGACAGTCAACAAAGAAAAGAGATTAACAGTTGTGGGATTATGGGGCAAATATATTTTAAAACCTCAAAACAAGGAGTTCCTGCAAATGCCCGAAGTAGAAGACTTAACTATGCATCTTGCTGCATTATTTAAGATTAAAACCTGTAATCATTGTCTGATACCTGCATCCAACGGAGAAATGGTGTATTTGGCAGAACGCTTTGATCGGCAGGGGAATTTCAAAATCCATATGGAAGATTTCTGTCAATTAGGTGAATTTCAAACAGAGCAGAAATATGATAGCTCTTACGAACGTTGTGGTAAACTAATTAATAAATATTGTACTTATAACCGTCTTGATATCCTGACTTATTTTGAGGTACTTCTATTTTCCTTCCTCAGTGGCAATAATGATATGCACATGAAGAATTTTTCCGTACTTCACAGAGAAAATGAAATTATTCTCTCCCCTGCATACGACCTGATCAACGGCAGTTTAATTAATCCAGCAGATCGCGAAGAGATGGCTTTACTCTTGAACGGAAGGAAAAAGAACATCAAGCGCAGGGATTTTGAGCAATTGGCGAATGTGCTGGGGATTTCATCCGTTGTATTTCAACGAATGTTGAAGAAATACACCTCAAATACAAAAAATATTTTTGAGCTTATTGATTATTCCTTCTTATCCGAAGTATATAAAAAGGATTATAAACGTATCTGGCTGGAAAGAACTGAAAAACTAAAGGCCTGA
- a CDS encoding HipA N-terminal domain-containing protein, translating into MQKAKVYYREFLAGILEQYDGGYRFTYDPIYLDMEKSMPVSLTLPLSPYPYLSRILFPFFDGLIPEGWLLHIAREQWNFKRNDRFELLINLCRDTIGAVTVYPEEEEENG; encoded by the coding sequence ATGCAAAAAGCAAAAGTCTATTACAGAGAATTCCTGGCCGGTATACTGGAACAATACGACGGCGGCTATCGTTTCACTTATGATCCAATTTACCTGGATATGGAAAAGTCTATGCCTGTAAGTCTAACCTTACCTTTATCGCCCTATCCTTACCTAAGCAGGATTCTTTTTCCTTTTTTTGATGGTTTGATCCCTGAAGGATGGTTACTCCATATTGCCAGAGAACAGTGGAATTTTAAAAGAAATGATCGGTTTGAGTTACTTATTAATCTTTGCAGAGACACTATAGGCGCTGTTACTGTTTATCCAGAAGAGGAGGAAGAAAATGGATAA
- a CDS encoding DUF5996 family protein: MTNWPELKYENLKETLATVQLWTQIVGKIRLVRSPWLNHSWHVTLYVSGKGLTTGSIPYHNGLFQIDFDFLTHQLIITSSANGQQQLSLSSHTVSSFYHELFEKLRLLEIEAPIYARPNEIENAVPFQEDTIHCHYEENQIAAFWQALVKMEAVFTRFRAKFSGKCSPVHFFWGGFDLAVTRFSGRKAPKHAGGMPNMPLDVMQEAYSHEVSSCGFWPGNDNFPYPVFYAYCYPTPETFKDQPVKPEKAFYSPDLGEFILHYEEVRNAADPEKFLMEFLQSTYEAAAVTGNWDRASLECDFSNFEP; this comes from the coding sequence ATGACTAACTGGCCGGAATTAAAATATGAAAACCTGAAAGAGACACTGGCAACAGTACAATTGTGGACACAGATCGTTGGCAAGATCAGGCTGGTCAGGTCTCCATGGCTTAATCATTCCTGGCATGTAACTTTATACGTATCCGGAAAGGGTTTGACTACGGGCAGTATTCCTTATCACAATGGTCTTTTCCAGATAGATTTTGACTTCCTTACACATCAGCTGATCATCACCTCAAGCGCAAACGGACAACAACAGCTCAGTTTATCTTCGCATACAGTATCCAGTTTTTATCACGAGCTTTTTGAAAAGCTAAGACTTTTGGAAATTGAAGCACCAATATATGCCAGGCCAAATGAAATAGAAAATGCGGTCCCATTTCAGGAAGATACAATCCATTGTCATTATGAGGAAAATCAAATTGCTGCATTCTGGCAGGCACTGGTTAAAATGGAAGCTGTTTTTACCAGGTTCAGAGCAAAGTTCAGTGGAAAATGCAGCCCGGTCCACTTCTTTTGGGGAGGGTTTGATCTGGCTGTTACCCGGTTTTCGGGCAGGAAAGCACCTAAACATGCTGGCGGAATGCCCAACATGCCACTCGATGTAATGCAGGAAGCTTATTCTCACGAGGTAAGCAGCTGCGGTTTCTGGCCGGGCAATGATAATTTCCCTTATCCTGTTTTCTATGCTTACTGTTACCCTACTCCGGAAACATTTAAAGACCAGCCTGTAAAACCTGAGAAAGCCTTCTATAGCCCTGATTTAGGTGAGTTTATCCTTCATTATGAAGAAGTGAGAAATGCTGCTGACCCTGAAAAATTTCTGATGGAATTTCTACAGTCAACTTACGAGGCCGCAGCAGTTACCGGAAACTGGGACAGAGCTTCTCTGGAATGTGATTTTTCTAATTTTGAGCCCTGA
- a CDS encoding oxidoreductase codes for MESKNSSAIKLPTNQHPIHSGFSAASTAQDVIKSINLSGKTAIVTGGYSGIGLETVRILSAAGASVIVPARDYDRAAQPLTGINNVEIKEMELMEPDSVDAFAAQFVASGRPVHILVNSAGIMATPLMRDSRGYESQLSTNHLGHFQLTLSLWPALCRAAGARVISVSSRGHRYSPVILEDINFENREYTPYTAYGQSKTANILFALELDKRGQTHGIRAFSVHPGTIVNTNLSRHASKEDLLKAGVIDTQGNAIFDPLRQLKTIQQGASTSVWCATSPKLDGLGGVYCENNDIASVLTDLTPMDPLTGADVKGNFGVMPHAIDAEIATELWNLSEQLTGVSIQ; via the coding sequence ATGGAATCAAAAAATAGCTCAGCAATCAAACTACCTACTAATCAGCACCCTATTCATTCTGGTTTTAGTGCGGCTTCTACTGCACAAGATGTAATCAAAAGTATAAATCTCTCTGGAAAAACTGCTATTGTAACTGGCGGGTATTCCGGAATTGGCCTGGAAACAGTTCGGATCCTTAGTGCTGCGGGTGCAAGCGTTATCGTTCCTGCGCGTGATTATGACAGAGCTGCCCAGCCATTAACAGGAATTAATAATGTGGAGATTAAAGAAATGGAACTAATGGAGCCAGATTCAGTTGATGCATTTGCGGCTCAGTTTGTTGCTTCTGGCCGCCCTGTTCATATCCTGGTCAATAGTGCAGGAATTATGGCAACTCCGCTTATGCGGGATTCCAGAGGTTACGAATCACAACTTTCTACCAATCATTTAGGACATTTTCAACTGACCTTAAGTCTTTGGCCAGCACTATGCCGGGCCGCTGGAGCAAGAGTAATTTCAGTATCCTCCCGTGGACATCGCTATTCTCCGGTGATCCTGGAAGATATCAATTTCGAAAACCGGGAATATACACCCTATACAGCTTATGGACAGTCAAAGACAGCGAACATCCTTTTCGCATTAGAGTTGGATAAACGTGGACAAACACATGGTATCCGGGCTTTTTCTGTTCATCCGGGTACAATTGTCAATACAAACCTGAGCCGCCATGCTTCCAAAGAAGATCTGCTAAAAGCCGGAGTTATTGATACGCAGGGAAATGCAATTTTTGATCCTTTGAGACAACTTAAAACTATACAACAAGGTGCTTCAACAAGTGTTTGGTGCGCAACGAGTCCAAAGCTTGACGGTTTAGGGGGCGTATATTGTGAGAACAATGATATTGCTTCGGTATTGACAGACCTCACCCCAATGGATCCGTTAACCGGGGCAGACGTAAAAGGAAATTTTGGGGTAATGCCACATGCAATTGACGCTGAAATAGCTACTGAACTCTGGAATTTAAGTGAACAGCTTACTGGTGTAAGTATTCAATAG
- a CDS encoding acyl-CoA dehydrogenase family protein: MMIELKTEFSEYIKDFEEKLKLLFRGKENINQFNLAAELPPLVMKEILAEQPLAAAIPEEYGGRGAEVKECLSVLAAASYESLPLSLTFGINIALFLEPLAKYADESVKKEVFDRFLYEQNMGGLMITEPDYGSDALNMKTRNSELTNGYHIKGTKHWQGLTGLADYWLIASRAELADGGLSRDIDFFLCDNTKEKQHVVVEEYFDTIGLHMIPYGRNILNIEVPKTFKLNPESTGIKMMLDILHRSRMQFPGMGMGFIKRMLDEALLQCKNRMVGATNLLAMDQIQFQLSKIQSAYTICSAMCVRSSKISGIEHSLATEGLEANSMKAVVTDLMQESAQILTQVSGAKGYQTSHVGGRGIMDSRPFQIFEGSNEMLYAQISEIIVRQMKKQKESNLFDFLATLQQTAQACHYFKNELSFTLNSALSQRKLFDLGKVIGRIVSLGYVLDLELKGFRKDLIDNCIMNVKQEVRTLICAFNFDNSSQVIEDYKSESSWFNFA, from the coding sequence ATGATGATAGAATTAAAGACAGAGTTTTCAGAATACATTAAGGATTTCGAAGAGAAATTAAAACTCTTATTCAGGGGAAAAGAAAATATTAATCAATTTAATTTAGCGGCAGAACTTCCTCCTTTAGTGATGAAGGAGATTCTTGCCGAGCAACCTTTGGCAGCTGCTATACCGGAAGAGTATGGAGGCCGGGGAGCTGAGGTAAAAGAATGTCTGAGTGTGCTGGCAGCAGCTTCTTACGAATCTTTACCACTTTCGCTTACCTTTGGAATTAACATTGCCCTTTTTCTTGAACCGCTTGCAAAATATGCAGACGAGTCTGTTAAAAAAGAAGTTTTTGACCGTTTTCTTTACGAACAGAATATGGGTGGACTGATGATCACTGAACCAGACTATGGAAGTGATGCCCTCAACATGAAAACCCGTAATAGCGAATTGACAAATGGTTACCATATTAAAGGGACAAAACATTGGCAGGGTCTCACCGGCCTTGCTGACTATTGGCTGATTGCTTCCAGAGCTGAACTGGCTGACGGCGGACTTAGCCGCGATATTGATTTCTTTCTATGTGATAATACAAAAGAGAAACAACATGTGGTAGTAGAAGAGTATTTTGATACCATAGGTCTGCATATGATTCCTTACGGACGTAATATTTTAAACATTGAAGTACCTAAAACGTTTAAATTAAATCCGGAATCTACTGGTATTAAAATGATGCTGGACATTCTGCACCGCAGCAGGATGCAGTTTCCTGGTATGGGAATGGGCTTTATTAAGCGAATGCTGGATGAGGCGCTTCTACAATGTAAAAACAGGATGGTTGGGGCAACAAACTTGCTGGCTATGGATCAGATCCAATTTCAGCTTTCAAAAATACAATCTGCTTACACTATCTGTTCAGCAATGTGCGTTAGAAGCAGTAAGATTAGCGGTATTGAACACAGTTTGGCTACAGAAGGCCTGGAAGCTAATAGTATGAAAGCTGTAGTTACTGATTTGATGCAGGAATCTGCACAGATTTTAACACAGGTTTCTGGCGCTAAAGGATACCAGACTTCACATGTTGGTGGCCGTGGGATTATGGACAGCAGACCTTTCCAGATTTTTGAAGGTTCAAATGAAATGCTTTATGCGCAAATTTCTGAAATCATTGTCCGTCAGATGAAGAAACAGAAAGAATCGAATTTATTTGATTTCCTGGCTACACTTCAACAAACCGCTCAAGCTTGTCATTACTTCAAAAATGAGCTGAGTTTCACTTTGAACAGTGCACTTTCACAACGAAAATTATTTGATCTGGGAAAAGTAATCGGAAGAATTGTTTCTTTAGGTTATGTATTGGATCTGGAACTTAAAGGATTTAGAAAAGACCTGATTGACAATTGTATTATGAACGTTAAACAGGAAGTACGTACTTTAATCTGTGCATTTAACTTCGATAACAGTTCACAGGTAATAGAAGATTATAAATCAGAAAGTTCATGGTTTAACTTTGCTTAA
- a CDS encoding PAS domain-containing protein — translation MKNKNYIVLLYVIIGCVWVVLSDQLIAFLVDGMPVKDRALINSLKGFFFIAFSAVLLHYLVNLYNRGKKRELAYLQRALDNSKKDQQQWYYAHKMAKIASWEYLLQTDEVIWSDNLYTLFGLTPDAAITTVSFFLEQIHPDDLDGFLAAHEKTKITGEMDYVHRLKIDGEWRHVREAGKVIYQDGKPYKISGVLKDITDSFNRELLLNNALERHELVNKATHDAIWDWDLTTSQVTWNSGLKQLFGYDNTKGFFKPDWWIGKMHPSDSKRVLDSLNAFVKQAKKRWEASYRLLCADGTYKYVFDQAYLVTGEDGAPRRIIGAVKDVDELRRKDEENKQLADVVSKVKSGVVIKDIAGKISWVNPSFEQLTGYPLNELKGKTPGEILYGPETSRVTGDAIIASLKAHDFFNIEIINYSKSGDPYWVEVNSTSIVDSDGQHSGYIDIVTEITERKKREVEISEQNHTLKEIAWINSHEIRKPVASILGLSALANVAANQEEKEEYYKRINNCVKEMDEIIHQTSAKVNELMGKEHGF, via the coding sequence TTGAAGAACAAGAATTACATCGTACTACTGTACGTAATTATAGGCTGTGTCTGGGTTGTGCTAAGTGATCAGCTGATTGCCTTTTTGGTGGATGGTATGCCAGTAAAGGATCGTGCGCTGATTAATAGTCTGAAAGGCTTTTTCTTTATCGCATTTAGTGCAGTCTTGCTGCATTACCTGGTCAACCTTTATAATAGAGGAAAGAAGCGCGAATTAGCTTATTTGCAACGCGCGCTCGATAACAGTAAGAAAGATCAGCAACAATGGTATTATGCCCATAAAATGGCTAAGATTGCCAGTTGGGAGTATTTGCTGCAAACAGATGAAGTAATATGGTCTGATAATTTATATACATTGTTTGGTCTGACACCTGATGCGGCCATTACAACCGTCTCATTTTTTCTGGAACAAATCCACCCTGATGATCTGGATGGATTTCTTGCAGCGCATGAAAAAACAAAGATTACAGGGGAGATGGATTATGTGCACCGCCTAAAAATTGACGGTGAATGGCGTCATGTACGTGAAGCAGGAAAAGTGATTTACCAGGATGGAAAGCCCTATAAAATCAGTGGTGTGCTCAAAGATATTACAGACAGCTTTAACCGGGAATTATTATTGAATAATGCGTTGGAAAGGCACGAATTAGTCAACAAAGCTACACACGACGCGATATGGGACTGGGATTTGACGACAAGCCAGGTGACCTGGAATTCAGGTTTAAAACAACTATTTGGCTATGACAATACGAAAGGTTTTTTCAAGCCGGATTGGTGGATAGGCAAAATGCACCCATCAGATAGTAAGAGAGTGCTTGACAGCTTAAATGCCTTTGTTAAACAAGCTAAAAAACGCTGGGAAGCCTCTTACCGCCTGCTTTGTGCTGATGGAACTTATAAGTATGTTTTTGATCAGGCTTATTTGGTGACTGGTGAGGATGGTGCACCCCGGAGGATTATCGGAGCCGTGAAAGATGTTGATGAACTCAGACGTAAAGATGAAGAAAACAAGCAACTGGCCGATGTGGTCAGTAAAGTTAAAAGCGGTGTCGTCATTAAAGATATTGCAGGAAAGATAAGCTGGGTTAACCCTTCATTTGAACAGCTGACAGGTTATCCGTTGAATGAGCTGAAAGGGAAAACCCCCGGCGAAATATTGTATGGCCCCGAAACCAGCAGGGTGACCGGTGATGCGATCATAGCTTCACTCAAAGCGCATGATTTCTTTAATATTGAAATTATAAACTATTCAAAAAGTGGAGATCCCTATTGGGTTGAAGTAAATAGTACTTCAATCGTAGATTCCGATGGACAGCACTCGGGATATATCGATATTGTCACCGAGATTACCGAACGTAAAAAGCGTGAAGTAGAAATTAGTGAGCAGAACCATACGCTCAAAGAGATTGCCTGGATTAACTCTCATGAGATCAGAAAACCTGTAGCCTCTATATTAGGATTGTCAGCACTTGCCAACGTTGCAGCAAACCAGGAAGAGAAAGAAGAATATTATAAAAGAATTAATAACTGTGTGAAGGAGATGGATGAAATTATTCATCAAACATCAGCAAAAGTAAATGAGCTGATGGGGAAAGAACATGGATTTTAA
- a CDS encoding helix-turn-helix domain-containing protein encodes MEDLSAKANVFFNCIEKKYFSKRMSINQHALVSVISGEMKIIQADHSYIFRRGDTFLIPRNQLARVTKYPANGQPYRAVSVYFTLEFLRKYYADLKTDDSNQDIPKIKLFAQHPLLDSLFSSLLPYFSFSAELPAAIASGKVQEAITILRTIDPDIDHILGQFEEPGKIDLEDFMEKNYMFNMPAEKFGYLTGRSLTTFKKDFKKVFHTTPQKWLTKKRLDLAHYQIFEGKQKPSAVYFEAGFENLSHFSFAFKKQFGYNPTRVSR; translated from the coding sequence ATGGAAGATTTAAGCGCGAAAGCAAATGTATTTTTCAATTGCATAGAGAAAAAATACTTCAGCAAAAGGATGAGCATTAATCAGCATGCACTGGTGAGTGTAATATCAGGTGAGATGAAAATCATTCAGGCTGATCATTCTTATATTTTTCGCAGGGGTGACACGTTTCTGATTCCACGGAATCAACTGGCAAGAGTAACCAAATATCCCGCAAATGGGCAGCCATACCGGGCTGTTTCTGTTTATTTCACATTAGAGTTTCTGCGCAAATATTATGCTGATCTAAAGACAGATGATAGCAACCAGGATATTCCTAAAATCAAATTATTTGCTCAGCATCCTTTATTGGATAGTTTATTTAGTTCCTTGTTACCTTACTTTAGTTTCTCTGCTGAACTGCCTGCTGCAATAGCATCAGGAAAAGTACAGGAAGCAATCACCATTCTACGAACTATTGACCCGGATATTGATCATATCCTTGGTCAATTCGAAGAACCAGGAAAAATCGATCTGGAAGATTTTATGGAGAAAAATTACATGTTCAATATGCCGGCAGAGAAGTTTGGATATTTAACGGGAAGAAGCCTGACTACTTTCAAAAAGGATTTTAAAAAGGTGTTCCATACTACTCCCCAAAAATGGCTGACAAAAAAACGACTAGATCTCGCCCACTACCAAATATTTGAAGGGAAACAAAAACCATCTGCTGTTTACTTCGAGGCAGGATTTGAAAACCTGTCTCATTTTTCTTTCGCTTTTAAGAAGCAATTCGGCTATAATCCGACGCGTGTTTCAAGATGA
- a CDS encoding GNAT family N-acetyltransferase: MIKSDKQYIFKSERFGFRDWNQGFATEGAKRCLDYALTHLNLDKVNAMAPKINIPSINVMKKLGMEEVLTFNHPLLIDDARLRECVLYEIKLVMP, encoded by the coding sequence ATGATAAAATCGGACAAACAGTATATTTTCAAATCAGAAAGATTTGGCTTCAGAGACTGGAATCAGGGGTTTGCAACAGAGGGAGCCAAAAGATGTCTTGATTATGCGTTGACTCATTTGAACCTTGATAAGGTAAATGCAATGGCGCCAAAAATAAATATACCCTCCATAAACGTGATGAAAAAACTTGGAATGGAAGAAGTGCTGACCTTTAATCACCCTTTATTAATTGACGATGCAAGACTGCGGGAATGTGTATTGTACGAAATCAAATTAGTTATGCCATAA